A genomic stretch from Gemmatimonadota bacterium includes:
- a CDS encoding D-alanyl-D-alanine carboxypeptidase yields the protein MSSLNPIWPRVVWASCALLLSIASVSADTGPSDGHSPVDGPINAPVPVVAGPAGPPAEVDGPPAAPIRSSRWSTGVRVRARAALVVDMQSGEVIYQKNATSPFPVASITKLMTAVTYMGLNPDLEKKISITRQDVYRSNWTKLRYRERVSVRDLLYATLVASDNAAARALARATGLTIEAFVEQMNETAASLGLANSRFTEPTGLDSGNTSTAVDCVALLWNALQDDLLAEILLAKEYRFGTNRRTHTIRTTNRLVREPVSESRWACVGSKTGYIRRAGYCLVLRAVGNEGDDLYAVILGGPTSRTRFTDMRRLLDWSVNTAPAAGPQADVGG from the coding sequence GAGCAGCCTTAACCCGATCTGGCCGAGGGTGGTATGGGCGAGTTGCGCCTTGCTGCTTTCGATCGCTTCCGTATCCGCGGACACAGGACCGTCCGATGGACATTCACCGGTAGACGGTCCGATCAATGCGCCGGTCCCTGTTGTGGCCGGGCCGGCCGGGCCACCCGCCGAAGTGGACGGACCGCCTGCGGCGCCCATCAGGTCGAGCAGGTGGAGCACGGGCGTCCGCGTACGTGCGCGGGCCGCCCTTGTGGTCGACATGCAGTCGGGCGAAGTGATCTACCAGAAGAACGCGACGTCGCCGTTCCCGGTAGCGAGCATCACGAAGCTGATGACGGCCGTGACCTACATGGGTTTGAATCCGGACCTTGAAAAGAAGATCAGCATCACCCGGCAGGACGTCTACCGGTCGAACTGGACGAAACTGAGATACAGGGAACGGGTCTCGGTCCGGGATCTGCTATACGCCACCCTGGTCGCTTCGGACAACGCGGCGGCCCGGGCGCTGGCCCGGGCGACGGGCCTGACGATCGAGGCGTTCGTGGAGCAGATGAACGAAACGGCGGCTTCTCTCGGTCTGGCGAACTCGCGATTTACCGAACCCACCGGATTGGATTCAGGCAATACGTCCACCGCGGTGGACTGCGTAGCCCTTCTGTGGAATGCGCTGCAGGACGACCTGCTGGCGGAGATCCTCCTGGCGAAGGAGTACCGTTTCGGCACGAACAGGCGCACGCACACCATCCGGACCACCAACCGGCTGGTCCGCGAACCGGTATCCGAAAGCCGGTGGGCGTGCGTAGGCAGCAAGACCGGATACATCCGTAGAGCCGGGTATTGTCTCGTGCTCAGGGCCGTCGGCAACGAAGGCGACGACCTTTATGCCGTCATACTCGGTGGTCCGACGAGCAGGACCCGGTTCACGGACATGCGGCGCCTGCTGGACTGGAGCGTGAATACCGCCCCCGCCGCGGGACCGCAGGCCGATGTCGGCGGCTGA